Proteins found in one Xenopus laevis strain J_2021 chromosome 1L, Xenopus_laevis_v10.1, whole genome shotgun sequence genomic segment:
- the pstpip2.L gene encoding proline-serine-threonine phosphatase interacting protein 2 L homeolog, whose translation MRGIYFKENFWSTDITSIAGYECLIQHMNDGRKNLKEYEDFLKERASIEEKYGKDLVNLTKKKPCGQTEINTLKRALDVFKQQIDNIGQSHIQLAQTLRDEARKMEEYRERQRQERKKIEAIMDTSHKQKLMQYKKTMESKRNYEQRCREKDEAEQAVACYKNMVNTKQQDKVFAKLAHSKVTAESADKSYQQNIFLLDKIREDWQKDHVSSCEFLENQEWERVNFFRNAVWTHANQLSQQCVTIDVMCEVVRKALEGCNIEKDVEYFIEGHKTGNVPPAPIPYENYYNCQKRSPAPAWNPGMPEIRRGQLPTPVPVTDDPAYASVGDYNVYQ comes from the exons AGTACTGATATCACGAGCATCGCTGGGTATGAATGTCTCATCCAACATATGAATGACGGGAGGAAGAACTTAAAGGAATATGAAGATTTCCTGAAAGAAAG ggcCAGCATAGAAGAGAAGTATGGAAAAGATCTCGTTAACCTGACCAAGAAGAAACCATGTGGACAGACGGAAATAAA CACCCTCAAGAGAGCCCTTGATGTCTTCAAACAAC AAATTGATAATATTGGTCAGAGTCACATTCAACTGGCGCAAACGCTACGGGACGAGGCGAGAAAGATGGAGGAATACAGAGAAAGGCAGAGGCAGGAGCGAAAAAAG ATAGAAGCTATTATGGACACCTCTCATAAACAGAAACTGATGCAGTACAAAAAGACAATGGAG TCGAAGAGGAATTATGAGCAGAGATGTCGGGAGAAGGATGAAGCTGAACAAGCTGTGGCCTGTTACAAAAATATGGTGAATACCAAACAGCAAGACAAG GTTTTTGCTAAACTGGCACATTCAAAGGTGACAGCCGAATCTGCAG ATAAGTCTTACCAACAAAATATCTTCTTACTTGACAAAATAAGGGAAGACTGGCAAAAGGATCATGTCAGCTCCTGCGAG TTTTTGGAGAATCAGGAATGGGAGCGAGTAAATTTCTTCCGGAACGCGGTGTGGACGCATGCCAATCAGCTGTCCCAGCAATGTGTAACCATCGATGTG ATGTGTGAAGTGGTCCGGAAAGCTTTAGAAGGATGTAACATAGAGAAGGACGTTGAATATTTCATAGAAGGTCACAAGACGGGAAACGTCCCACCAG CCCCCATTCCTTATGAAAATTACTATAACTGCCAAAAGCGCTCTCCAGCCCCTGCCTGGAACCCTGGGATGCCAGAAATAAG gaGAGGGCAGCTTCCCACCCCCGTGCCTGTTACAG ATGATCCTGCTTATGCTTCTGTGGGGGACTACAATGTGTACCAGTAG